In Haliscomenobacter hydrossis DSM 1100, the DNA window CTCACTGCTCGAAGCAATGGTATTTGCGCACCGGATTGCCGCCGATATTTTGCCCAAAGTTGATGCCTGGAGCATCCAAAAGGGGATTCCCGACTGGAACGCAGGCGGAACGACCGATCCCAAAGAAATGGTACTCATCACCCAAAGCATCAAAGAGCTGAAAGAAATCATGAGCAGTTACGTGGGTATCGTGCGCTCGAATGTGCGACTCAAAAGGGCGCTCGATCGCCTGGAGTTGCTGTACCACGAAACGGAAGAGATTTACAATACGACTACCATCAGTCCACAATTGTGCGAATTGCGCAACTTGATTACGATTGCGTATTTGATCACCCGTTCAGCGCGCTTGCGCAAGGAGAGTCGGGGGCTGCATTATACGACGGATTACCCGGATCGGGCTCCGTTTGTGCAGACGAATGTAATCTGATAAAATGCTGATTTTCTTTTTTTTCGCGCAGGTTCTACACAGATTTTTCCGCAGATTTCACGCAGAAAATCCGTGTGAAATCTGCGGAAAAATCTGCGCGAAATCTGTGTGAAATAAAAATTTTATTCCCCCCGCATCACCCGCACTGGTCCCAACAAACCCGACTCCAACAAGGGCCATTCTGGCTTAATCGTGACGTTTGTTTTGGTGATGCGTTCATTTTGCGGTTTGCCTCGATCACCTACCAGACGGTTGCGCCAGGAGTTGACCACGGCGACTTCCAGTTCATTCCCACTCGGTTTCAATAAGCCAGTAATGGGCACCCGAAAAGGTGGGCACCACAAAATGCCCAAGTCTTTGCCATTGAGTTTTACCCGGGCGATACCGACGTCTTTGACAGTACCCAAATCCAAAAACAGCTTCCCGGTAAGATCAGTGGCATCAAAAGTCGTGCGGTACACTGCTGTTCCCGAGAAATATTTGATGCCCTCCTCTGGTCGATCGGTCCAACTGATCAGGGAATCCAGTCGCAGTTCCTGGTGGCCGTATTCGGGATCAAAAAGTACCCGCCAGGGCGATTTTAGGGTTTCGACGGTACGGTAATTCAGGTAATTGGGGGCTTTGCTGGCCGAGGCTTTGGTCTCAGCACTCAAGGTTTTTCGGAATACTACAAAGATGGAACCATTGGGGCCAAAGTCGAGTGGCACGAAGGTTTTGCCTTCTTTTTGGTAAAAAGTAGTGGCGTCGCGGACTTCCCCGGTAACGGCGTCCCACAATTCTGGTTGTTTGCCTTGCATGCGAAAGGCAACGGTGACTTGAGTTGCTACCGGATTTTGACTGCTGAGAAAATAGATGTCTGCTGATCCCACTTGGCGGTGGATGTAATCGTATATTTTTCCCTCCGGTTTTTGTACAAAAGCACAATCGGGTACCAAACTTGCCAGCAATACCTCACGGGCCGTTTTGCCCCAAATCACCCGTCCCTTACCTACTGTACGCGCACCCACGGCTCCGGGAGCATTGCCCCATAAGGCTTGTACGAGCTGAGCGCGTTCTTTTTCCGCGTTGGCGCCACCCACCAAGCTGGCCGTACTCAATGCCGGGGTTCCAATCACCGTTGCACCGGCATTGACCAGCGCCTGTATTTTTTTCAAAGCCGCCAAGGACAAAACCTGGTGATTGGGCAAAACCAGCACCCGGTAACTCACCCCGTGCGGCAGGATAATTTTGCCATTTTTCACAGCCAGAACCAGCAGTTTATCTTCGTTGATGAGATCATAATCGTAATCAGGCAAAGCACCTGCCGGGTCGTCCTCCTTGTAGCGCCCGAGGTTGGGAATGTGATCGCCATAATAATACAGCACATCGGCCACCGAGCGCCCCTGTTGCAAGAGCATTTGGCAGCGACTCAGGTATTCGATGAAGGGAACGGAATAATGCCACCAGGTGACGTTGGGGTTGAAGTGGGTACCCGCAAAATACTCTTGCCCGGGCAGCCCCATTTCGCGGGGCGAGCAGGTGAAGGTGTGCAGGTAAACCAGGTTCAGCCCGGCGCAGTATTCATGGTCGGCACTGGGTTTCATATCGGCCCAAATCACGTCGTTCCAGTGTGGCCCGATGGTGGTAAAAGACTCGGCTCCGACCAGTTTTTTATCAAAAATTTTGGCCGCACTGGCCGCTTGTTTCACAAAAAAACGATCGATGTGTTTGGAGCGGTGGGGCGAAGGTGACCAAAACTCGCTCATCATGATCTCGGAATGGCCGTAGTTTTTGAGCCCATCAAAAGGCCCGGCGTGCGGTCCCGCCGATTCGGGTTGGATGCCGATGCCGTATTTTTTGGCCCGCTCCGCAAAAACGCGGTAGTGGTTGTCGGAAATGCAGTCGCTCAGGGTTTTGCGCAAATCGTTCAAAAAACGGTTGCTGGTTTCGCGGTCGCCGATGATTTTTCCCGCCAAAATGGGCAAATAAGGCAACGGATCGTAACCCCGGCGTTTTTTAAATTCCGCTTCAAAGCCGTCCGTCCAATTCATGCCGCCCGCTTCGAAACTATCGGTTTGCAGGTATTTGAGGGTTTTGCCCGCCCGGTCGCCAATCATACTCAGGAGCGGTTCCACGTGGGTATCCCAATAGCGGTTGAAATGTTTGGCGCTCATGTAATCGATCACGCGCCCTTGCCATTTGCCACTGGAGGTCGACACGTGGGCATCGGTGGGGGAATAACCCATCCGAATGACCAGCCACTCACCAGCCGGGGCCACCCAATCCAGCTGTCCGTGCTGAAAGTAGGGACTGAGGTTCAAGACTTGACTGAGCGCAGCATCTTCTTCTCCGGGAGTGGCCGGTATATCGCTCAGCAAAGGCCGGGTTTCGGGTACCGACCAGCCGACCTCGCGGGTAGCCGCTTTGTTAGCAAAATCGCGGATGGGCTTCCGCCCCTGGTTGTCTTTGTACGGAATGGCCAACACCGCAATGTCCTGGTAATAATCGTAGCGGCTGGGGGGCTGTACCAGTGCTTGTTGCACCCGGGTGCCACCCTGGATTTTTGTTTCGGAAAAAACCACCTGCTTGGCGGCTTCGGCGGGCGTAATGTCCGGGCCTCCCAGGTTCCAGCCACTCTGGATGCTGAGCGACATGACCAGGCCGTGTTTTTCGGCTTCGTTGATGGCGTGCAGGTACAAGTCGCGCCATTCCGGCGAGCCAAACATCGGTCCTTCGGGCACCTGAGCATTGCCGCGCTGCTCGGCACCTCCGGCGTCAAAGATGCAGGCACCGCTGAAGCCTTTGGCTTTCATCTCGGCCAGGTCGCGGGAAATGGCGGCTTTGGTCACGTTGCCGTTGAGCCACCACCACCAGCAGCGGATGCCGTAGCGTTGGGGGGGATTGAGGAAGTCGGTGTTGGAGAGAACGCTCGGAGGGGTTTGAGCGAAGGTTGCTGCTGGGATTACCAGCGTCAAGAGGAGGAGGAGTGAAAATTGATTGATAGCCCGCATAAAAGTTGGAATATGTTAGACTTGTTGTTTAACGAAATTACCACACCCTCCTCGGTTTCGCAAATTCTTTCTGCATCTCAAAAGGTAAGCCCCAAACTTTGTCCGCTTTCTGGTTCGTAAAATAAAGTTTCGAGACTGAAAATTTATCCGCGTCACCATCTGCCCAAAAGGCGTAAAAATCTGCATTTGCGTTCACTGGACGGCGGGCATAGGCATGATTTCGAGGACTTTTTTTGGTCAGGTTCCGAATTTTCGTCCAGGTTTTCCCTTCATCGCTGGATTCCCAGAGCACCATTTCGCCACCTGTTCCGTATTGCTGAGGGCCTGTGGCCGTTGGCCCGATGATGCGCCACAGCTTGGGTTCGACGTAGATCGAGCCCATGTCGTAGTTGTGGGTAGATTCGCATACTTTATGAAATTCCCAGTGGGCACCCTTCCAGTGAATGACCACCCATTCTCGTGGACCGTGGATAGGCCCGGGCTTGGCACTTTTTCCGATTACGGCCAAAACAATTGGATTTCCTGCCTGGTCGAAATTCAGGTCGTTCAAATACACGAGTTTTGCTTCGGCGGCGTAGTCTTTTACCAGTGCAGGACCATAAGGATGGGTAAGCGGAGTTTGCAGGATTTCCCCACCCATGGTTTGCCAGGTTTTGCCCCCGTCAGCTGTTTTTATGACATAGAGGTTGGTTCGCTTGTCAACATCTCCTCCGGGGTGATAATTGAAAGCAGTTACCAGTGTATTGCCGCGCATGTTGGTAATTTGGTAATGGCCACCCATGCCAGCAAGTTTTTGATCGGGTGCCCAGGTTTTGCCATCAGGACTGGTAGACCAATACAGTTCACGGCCATTGGTGTATTTGGTAAACATGGAGAGGAAACCATTTGCTTCGCTTGCCCAGGGTTGGGGGTAGGTTATTTCAGCTTCATGGATTTTTTCAAAAGCATCAATGTTGTAGGGTTGACGGCTTTTGAAAATCAAGCCGGGTCTTATTTTTCCACGTCCGCTGACAAAAACCCACAGGTACCCATTCTGGTCAATGGAAAGTGAGGCGTTGTCGTGTGGGTCATCTACCCCCATTTTATCACAAACAATCACTGGTTTTGGCACCCTCTTTTTGCGATGATCGAAGTAGGAAATCATGATCAACAAATGCCTTTTGTCACGATGTGTAGTGCCGCCGTAGACAAAAAAGGTCTTTTGTACCTTAGCTGCATAAATCGCTACGGGCAAGTGATTGGCCGTATACGTTCCCAGGCCACCGGAATATTTATCGCCAAATTCTGAAAACTGACCGAGGGTAAACCAAATCCCTTTGTAGCCGTCCACCTTCAGGTTTTGTGCATTCGTGCTTTGGGTACAGCAAAGAAAAACCGCACAAAAACAGAGTAAGCAATACGTTTTGTGGAGCATACATTTGATTTTAATTTACCTAGAGTTCTTTTTACCGCAGAGTAAAAGGAGTACACGCGGAGTTCCGCGGAGTTTTTTAGGGGCACCTGCGGTGCAGAGAGGCCTCAGAGGTCGCCATTGTTGAAGGTTGGTTCATTACCCTTTATCAACGGCATTATACTTGATTTCAGGCAAGATCTTCCTGGAGCCCAAACTCCGCCACCGCAGGTGGCAAACTCTTTAAAACTAAAAAACTCTGTGAAACTCCGCGTATCCTCCTTTGACTCTGCGGTAAAAAATGCGTAATATGAGTGAATAACCATCGATAGCTTAGGACTTTTCAGCAACAGGCCAGCCGCTCCTAGAAGTACCCCTTCACGGCCTGCGCATAATGCGGAATCGCCACCTCTGGCTCCGCAATCTCCGGATGCCACATTTTTTCCCATTCAAAACTGTAATAGCCGGCAAATTTGTCTTTGGTCAGCGCCCGAATGGCCTCCGTGAGGGGAGCTTCCCCTTCGCCAAGCAGGACGTATTCGTGTTTGTCCACGACCTGCCGGGCGTCTTTGAGGTGGACGTGGCAAA includes these proteins:
- a CDS encoding glycosyl hydrolase yields the protein MRAINQFSLLLLLTLVIPAATFAQTPPSVLSNTDFLNPPQRYGIRCWWWWLNGNVTKAAISRDLAEMKAKGFSGACIFDAGGAEQRGNAQVPEGPMFGSPEWRDLYLHAINEAEKHGLVMSLSIQSGWNLGGPDITPAEAAKQVVFSETKIQGGTRVQQALVQPPSRYDYYQDIAVLAIPYKDNQGRKPIRDFANKAATREVGWSVPETRPLLSDIPATPGEEDAALSQVLNLSPYFQHGQLDWVAPAGEWLVIRMGYSPTDAHVSTSSGKWQGRVIDYMSAKHFNRYWDTHVEPLLSMIGDRAGKTLKYLQTDSFEAGGMNWTDGFEAEFKKRRGYDPLPYLPILAGKIIGDRETSNRFLNDLRKTLSDCISDNHYRVFAERAKKYGIGIQPESAGPHAGPFDGLKNYGHSEIMMSEFWSPSPHRSKHIDRFFVKQAASAAKIFDKKLVGAESFTTIGPHWNDVIWADMKPSADHEYCAGLNLVYLHTFTCSPREMGLPGQEYFAGTHFNPNVTWWHYSVPFIEYLSRCQMLLQQGRSVADVLYYYGDHIPNLGRYKEDDPAGALPDYDYDLINEDKLLVLAVKNGKIILPHGVSYRVLVLPNHQVLSLAALKKIQALVNAGATVIGTPALSTASLVGGANAEKERAQLVQALWGNAPGAVGARTVGKGRVIWGKTAREVLLASLVPDCAFVQKPEGKIYDYIHRQVGSADIYFLSSQNPVATQVTVAFRMQGKQPELWDAVTGEVRDATTFYQKEGKTFVPLDFGPNGSIFVVFRKTLSAETKASASKAPNYLNYRTVETLKSPWRVLFDPEYGHQELRLDSLISWTDRPEEGIKYFSGTAVYRTTFDATDLTGKLFLDLGTVKDVGIARVKLNGKDLGILWCPPFRVPITGLLKPSGNELEVAVVNSWRNRLVGDRGKPQNERITKTNVTIKPEWPLLESGLLGPVRVMRGE
- a CDS encoding BNR-4 repeat-containing protein, yielding MLHKTYCLLCFCAVFLCCTQSTNAQNLKVDGYKGIWFTLGQFSEFGDKYSGGLGTYTANHLPVAIYAAKVQKTFFVYGGTTHRDKRHLLIMISYFDHRKKRVPKPVIVCDKMGVDDPHDNASLSIDQNGYLWVFVSGRGKIRPGLIFKSRQPYNIDAFEKIHEAEITYPQPWASEANGFLSMFTKYTNGRELYWSTSPDGKTWAPDQKLAGMGGHYQITNMRGNTLVTAFNYHPGGDVDKRTNLYVIKTADGGKTWQTMGGEILQTPLTHPYGPALVKDYAAEAKLVYLNDLNFDQAGNPIVLAVIGKSAKPGPIHGPREWVVIHWKGAHWEFHKVCESTHNYDMGSIYVEPKLWRIIGPTATGPQQYGTGGEMVLWESSDEGKTWTKIRNLTKKSPRNHAYARRPVNANADFYAFWADGDADKFSVSKLYFTNQKADKVWGLPFEMQKEFAKPRRVW